Proteins from a genomic interval of Lycium ferocissimum isolate CSIRO_LF1 chromosome 2, AGI_CSIRO_Lferr_CH_V1, whole genome shotgun sequence:
- the LOC132047864 gene encoding uncharacterized protein LOC132047864 translates to MSVGTSSSKKADLQPETIPISNIAPRRKTPIVQTTKSASPIGNEQVHVNTPSVQFPTSAKQDELCLMRQEIDEFKKSVKDEFNVLHKLINDNLTTILQAIEAIKGNKDSEKGAARESTFQQHDNGIHNKSPIQNESYTAHFPTQGLVGDVGVNEVNSTGDTLRDSTQEIQGPSDILGDYVEPEPFGSQIPIKTNLMLSLLLCRHTYQRRKQHISS, encoded by the exons ATGTCCGTTGGGACTTCATCATCAAAGAAAGCAGATCTGCAACCCGAAACAATTCCAATTTCCAACATTGCTCCCCGTAGGAAGACGCCTATTGTACAAACAACAAAGTCGGCTTCTCCAATTGGGAATGAACAAGTGCATGTAAATACCCCATCTGTCCAGTTCCCGACATCTGCCAAACAAGACGAGTTGTGTCTCATGAGGCAAGAAATTGATGAATTTAAGAAGTCG GTGAAGGATGAGTTCAATGTTCTCCACAAATTGATCAATGACAACTTGACAACGATTCTTCAAGCTATTGAAGCAATTAAAGGGAATAAGGATTCTGAAAAg ggAGCTGCCAGAGAATCTACATTTCAGCAACATGATAATGGAATACACAATAAATCACCGATACAAAACGAGAGTTATACGGCTCATTTTCCAACACAG GGCCTAGTGGGAGATGTTGGTGTGAACGAGGTTAATTCTACTGGTGATACATTAAGGGATTCAACACAGGAAATTCAGGGACCAAGTGACATTTTGGGAGATTATGTCGAACCAGAG CCTTTTGGATCACAAATCCCTATCAAGACAAATTTGATGTTATCGTTGTTACTCTGCCGCCATACCTATCAACGAAGGAAGCAACATATTAGTTCATAA
- the LOC132048304 gene encoding uncharacterized protein LOC132048304: protein MFYVNTLKATGYIAASSRGIWLTMYSSQSTLKKKTIGCWVVLSFLDRRLYIYDSYRAAGHDATVRSEIDKLANLLPLYLHLTDFYQSKQGVDWNYNHAYKDKAPADKFDVVFVDNLPQQSPGSMDCGMYVAAYAEYLSQGEGIPHGDLDAELLRTRYGALLWDYAKRKMEANAESDNEAPPKLVRPKIDFDQVEKIIVN, encoded by the exons ATGTTTTATGTGAATACGTTAAAGGCCACCGGTTACATTGCAGCATCGTCCCGTGGCATTTGGTTGACTATGTATTCATCCCAGTCaacattaaagaaaaaaacCATTGGCTGTTGGGTAGTCCTTTCATTCCTTGACAgacgtctatatatatatgactcgTACCGAGCGGCTGGTCATGATGCAACTGTTAGATCTGAAATAGACAAACTCGCCAATCTATTGCCCTTGTATTTACATTTAACAGACTTCTACCAGTCCAAGCAGGGAGTTGATTGGAATTATAACCACGCGTACAAAGACAAAGCACCTGCTGACAAATTTGACGTCGTGTTTGTTGACAATTTGCCACAACAGAGTCCTGGAAGCAT GGATTGTGGAATGTATGTTGCTGCATATGCGGAGTATTTGAGTCAAGGAGAAGGTATTCCACATGGAGACCTTGATGCAGAATTACTTCGTACGAGATATGGTGCTCTTTTGTGGGATTACGCTAAAAGGAAGATGGAAGCAAATGCCGAAAGCGATAATGAGGCACCTCCGAAGCTAGTTAGACCAAAGATAGATTTTGATCAAGTTGAAAAAATCATAGTTAATTAG